CTTCGGATGCCCTACGGATAAAAGCTTCCATCTCGCCGCGTTCCGCGGCGTCGCAATCCTCGAAGTAGTACAAGAGCGGAAGCGTTATAAGCCCGTTCGAGAGGTCCGTGAACTTCGCCTTGTCCAGATTCTTCGAACCGTAGCCGTAATCGAGGAGGTCGTCAATAATCTGGAAGGCAAGCCCGAAGTGGGCGCCCATCTTGGCACATTCGTCCACAAGCGACTCGTCGAAGCCGGCCATGATTCCGCCCAGGCGCGACGCGGCCTCGATGAGCGCGGCCGTCTTGCGGTCGATAATCTCGTTGTACATGGCCCTGGAAAGCGTCATCTCGCCACAGTGGTCCAGTTCCATGATTTCGCCCACGATAAGCTTGTCGGCCGCATCGGAAATGATTACGGGCACGTTGCGCGCGGTCTCGTCAATGACGCAGCGCATGGACTGCGAAAGCACGTAGTCGCCCACGAGCACGGCCACCTGCGTCCCCCACTCCTTGTGAGCGGTCATCTTGCCGCGGCGCACTTCCGTACCGTCGATGATATCGTCGTGCACGAGGCTTGCAAGGTGCAAAAGTTCCACGCTCGCGCAGGCATGGGCCACGCGGTTCTTGTCGGGCGCAGTTTCCCCGCAGTTCGCGATAAGGCACAGGAGCGTCGAGCGGATGCGCTTGCCCTTGCGGCCAAACAGCGACACGAGGCGGTCAGAAATTCCCGCAGGTGCTTTCTCGGCCACCTGCATAATGACCTGCTCGGTCAGTTCAAGCTGTTCCTGGACGAGCCCGCGGGCTTGTCCCAGAACCACCTGGAAATCGGCTTTTGTCGGACTCATGCTAGATATCCAAATCGTTCAGGACCTTGTAGGCGTTCGTCTCGATGAACTTGCGGCGCGGTTCCACGTCTTCGCCCATGAGCATGCTGAAAATCTGGTCGGCGAGAACGGCGTCTTCCACGTAGCACTGCTTGAGGAAGCGGCTCTTCGGGTCCATCGTCGTCTCGTTCAGCTGCTCGGCAGACATTTCGCCAAGACCTTTGAATCGCGTGATGGTCACGTTCTTCTTGTCTTCGACTTCGGCCATGGCCTTGTCCTTTTCCACTTCGTCGAACAGGTAGCGTTCCTTCTGGCCCACCTTCAGCTTGAACAGAGGCGGCATAGCCAAGAAGATGTGCCCGGCATCGATAAGCGGGCGCATGTAGCGGAAGAAGAACGTGAGGAGGAGCGTCTGGATGTGGGATCCGTCCACATCAGCATCGGTCATGATGATGATCTTGTTGTAGCGCAGCTTCTCGATCTTGAATTCGGTGCCGATACCCGTACCGATGGCGTTCACCAGGTTCTGGATTTCCTCGGTATCGAGCACGCGGT
Above is a window of Fibrobacter sp. DNA encoding:
- a CDS encoding polyprenyl synthetase family protein yields the protein MSPTKADFQVVLGQARGLVQEQLELTEQVIMQVAEKAPAGISDRLVSLFGRKGKRIRSTLLCLIANCGETAPDKNRVAHACASVELLHLASLVHDDIIDGTEVRRGKMTAHKEWGTQVAVLVGDYVLSQSMRCVIDETARNVPVIISDAADKLIVGEIMELDHCGEMTLSRAMYNEIIDRKTAALIEAASRLGGIMAGFDESLVDECAKMGAHFGLAFQIIDDLLDYGYGSKNLDKAKFTDLSNGLITLPLLYYFEDCDAAERGEMEAFIRRASEEGVAAEIIARLNAKKSFDKAKTEAQEHLERALEIAEKFPKNKFTEEIVAMFSSMSDRGN